From one Neofelis nebulosa isolate mNeoNeb1 chromosome 4, mNeoNeb1.pri, whole genome shotgun sequence genomic stretch:
- the TSSK6 gene encoding testis-specific serine/threonine-protein kinase 6: protein MSGDKLLSELGYKLGRTIGEGSYSKVKVATSKKYKGTVAIKVVDRRRAPPDFVNKFLPRELSILRGVRHPHIVHVFEFIEVCNGKLYIVMEAAATDLLQAVQRNGRIPGGQARDLFAQIAGAVRYLHDHHLVHRDLKCENVLLSPDERRVKLTDFGFGRQAHGYPDLSTTYCGSAAYASPEVLLGIPYDPKKYDVWSLGVVLYVMVTGCMPFDDSDIAGLPRRQKRGVLYPDGFEVSERCKALIAELLQFSPSSRPSAGQVARNGWLRAGDSG, encoded by the coding sequence ATGTCGGGTGACAAACTTCTGAGCGAACTCGGCTATAAGCTGGGACGCACGATAGGCGAGGGCAGTTACTCCAAGGTGAAGGTGGCCACGTCCAAGAAGTACAAGGGCACGGTGGCCATCAAGGTGGTGGACCGGCGACGCGCGCCACCAGACTTCGTCAACAAGTTCCTGCCCCGCGAACTGTCCATCCTTCGGGGCGTGCGGCACCCGCACATCGTGCACGTCTTCGAGTTCATCGAGGTGTGCAATGGGAAGCTGTACATAGTGATGGAGGCGGCTGCCACCGACCTGCTGCAGGCAGTGCAGCGCAACGGGCGCATCCCCGGGGGTCAGGCGCGCGACCTCTTCGCGCAGATCGCCGGAGCTGTGCGCTACCTGCATGACCACCACCTGGTGCACCGTGACCTCAAGTGCGAAAACGTGTTGCTAAGCCCTGACGAGCGCCGAGTGAAGCTCACTGACTTTGGCTTTGGTCGCCAGGCACATGGCTATCCTGACCTGAGCACCACCTACTGCGGCTCGGCTGCCTACGCGTCGCCTGAGGTACTCTTGGGCATCCCATACGACCCCAAGAAGTACGACGTGTGGAGCCTGGGCGTCGTGCTCTACGTCATGGTCACCGGGTGCATGCCCTTCGACGACTCGGACATCGCTGGCTTGCCCAGGCGCCAGAAGCGCGGCGTACTCTACCCCGACGGCTTCGAGGTGTCCGAGCGCTGCAAGGCCCTGATCGCTGAATTGCTGCAGTTCAGCCCGTCCTCCAGGCCCTCGGCGGGCCAGGTAGCGCGCAACGGCTGGCTGCGTGCTGGGGACTCTGGCTAG